The DNA window CTGATCGCCATGGCCTATGAGTTCTTCGCCAAGGATCGCGGCCGTTACAGAATCCGGCTGGAAGATCTACAGAACCCCGACTTCCAGGCCTATCTTGCCTTTATCAAATATATGTCGGATCAGACCAAGGACAGCACCGGCAAGCTCGCCGAACCGATGATGCAGGCGGGCTATGGCGGACAGCCGCTCTCCTCGGTCTATGTCTACGAAAATCTGGGCGTGAAGCTCGCGTTCATTCGCCGGGTCAACGACCCCAATGGAGCCAGGCCCATCATTCGTTACCCCAAGTACAATCTCATTTCTGATCACCCCTATTACACGCTTCGGCACGGCAATTCCAGGGAGCAGGTCGAGGCGGCACGCCGCTTCAAGGACTACCTGCTGACCCGCGACATTCAGCTTCTGGCATTGCAGCGCGAGGGCTTCCGCCCGGTCAGCACCGAGATTTCCAATCAGGAGATGAGCGAGGTGCTAGGAGATTTCGTTGATGCCCACGGGCTGGTTCCGGACCTGATCAAGGCTTCGCAGATCCTCATTCCAGCCCAGAGCGGCGAGGTCATCATGGCGCTCATCCGTACCTATCAGGAGTTGGGGGATCCGGTCGGGCCGAATTTCTGACGAGCGTTGCGCCGCTTGCTTCCAGCCATCCGCTGGAGCATCGGCGAACGCGGTGCCGGGACAGGGAACCGTGGCTGGAATCGCTTATTCAAACATCAATCGTTTCAACCGCGTTCGCTCCAAAGGTCACGAATTTCCGCCAGGATCGGGAACCTTCGAAATGACCCTGGATCGTTCCGGACGCGATCACATTCTGGAGACTTTCATGATCGACAAGCGCCCGCTGAAATCCACCTTGTTTGCCGGTTTGTTCGCACTGCTCGCGACCGCGCCCATGCTCCAGGCCGCTGGCTTCGGCGATTTTCTCAAGCAGATGGGAGGCTTTTCCTTTGGCGGAACCGAATTCGATCCCCAGGAGATGGCAGGCAACCAGAAAAACTGGGCCGATCGCGAGCGTTGGGTCAAGGAGGCGCTGGATCACGCCTATCAGGCGCTGGCGCGTTCGGATACCGATGTGAATCTGTTCGACTTCCAGAACTATTACAACGTCCTGGGTATTCAATGGAACCCTGAGTATCTCACCGACCCCGCCAATATCGGTAACCTCAACGCCTATGCCACCTTCACCGAGTATCTCTCGCGTTATCTCAAGGTGAAACAGGATCTGATCACCAAGCTCGCCGAGTTGAACCGGCACTATGCCGTGCTGAAACAGGTGGATCCGCGCCAACTGACAGGGCCATTCCAACTCAACACGGGCGCCCAGCCCCAATCCTATACGCAACAGGCCGCCAGTTCGGTGGACGCCACCGCTCACCAGGCCGCACTCGCCACCTCTGCCGGCGCGGTGGAGAAATACACCGCCGAGCTCAACCGGGCCATCGACTATGGGATCAAACTGGAGAGCCACTTCAAGCAGGCCGCCGGTATTCCTTAGAGGGTGTAGACAAAATCAAACCGTTGTGGTCAACCGCCGCAGCAGGATGCGCGCCTCCGCCAGCCAAACCCAGGTTTCGGAGACCGCTGGCAGACGGTCATGATGCATGATCAATCGACGGGCACGCTCATTCCACGCATGGGTGCGCTCGACAACCCAGCGCTTCGGCAGCGGAACGAAGCCGTCGGCGTTGGCGATCACCACTCGGTCAGGCGCCCCGTCCACGTGCCAGGAGCCAACGCTTTTGTTGGCTGGATGGCGCACGACTTCCACGCGGATCGCGTGGGTCTGCTCGGTGGTTTGGGCAAATTGACCGGCGTAGGCGCTATCGACAAACAGCGTGTTGATCTGGGGGTACTTGGCGGCCGCGTCAGCGACGGCGCCCCGAGGCGGCATCGCGGTTCCTGAAGATGGGCCGCGACCACGCTCACCGCCAACACAAACCCCAAGGTATCGACCACCAGGGCTGCGCTTGCGCCCCTTGACCTGCTTGCCCGCATCAAAGCCGCTCGGTCCACCCTGCGGCGAGCCGCGGGTCGATTGCGCATCCAGCACCGCCGCCGTCGGCGCGATCTCACGCCCCTCGCGTTCGCGCCATTGCCCCCGCAGTCGATCATGCATCTGCTCAAACTTCCCAGCCGCACTCCAACGGCGAAACGTCTTGTAGACATTCTGCCAAGGCGCGAAATCGTGCGGCAGCATCCGCCACGCGCACCCCGTGCGCACCACGTAGCAACACGCCTCCAGGATGCTCCGGCGCGACACGCGGGGCGGTTGACCCCGCCCGCCCGGCATCTCAAAGAGAGCGGCGACCAAGTCC is part of the Thiocystis violascens DSM 198 genome and encodes:
- a CDS encoding IS5 family transposase translates to MSKAGRPPKIHEAEQAVLRQIVTDRPTSTLSEIARELAARTGIEAHEATIRKSLREAGVTRLRGESGLEAQARATPRRYGYTDAHRRHDPDQSYPSCLTDAEWDLVAALFEMPGGRGQPPRVSRRSILEACCYVVRTGCAWRMLPHDFAPWQNVYKTFRRWSAAGKFEQMHDRLRGQWREREGREIAPTAAVLDAQSTRGSPQGGPSGFDAGKQVKGRKRSPGGRYLGVCVGGERGRGPSSGTAMPPRGAVADAAAKYPQINTLFVDSAYAGQFAQTTEQTHAIRVEVVRHPANKSVGSWHVDGAPDRVVIANADGFVPLPKRWVVERTHAWNERARRLIMHHDRLPAVSETWVWLAEARILLRRLTTTV